The following proteins are encoded in a genomic region of Fervidobacterium pennivorans DSM 9078:
- a CDS encoding tetratricopeptide repeat protein, translating into MVIKLILGSENPLIMDIKDETPMLVILRDLFYSGDWRNMKKDFEEHKELYEDINKLEQLEERIAALNEIVYEPIVWSEVVEFLDRYGITPEKIMHGTADGLYELAIEYADKNQTEVAKDILKFAMKLDKNYAPAYEFYGSLLLEENDVEGAIKYLNRSIELDPWLVQSYSMIGEAYYNIGDYEKAIEYWEKEIKLSPTNTFTYFMLADAYSKMGKIDKAIEVLERFRETYENNIIALYELAELYKRIGNEEKAKEYESLIMEIDPRSDPNGIEIWAKVHLKKGNYDKVIQVIENVVKTSPEARHLNLVLAVAYAKTNRYEQARKIIEDLKEDDFWYLYGKREFFDELLTQPEKELCGIK; encoded by the coding sequence ATGGTTATCAAACTGATCTTGGGCTCAGAAAACCCATTAATTATGGACATCAAAGATGAAACGCCTATGCTTGTTATTTTACGTGACCTTTTCTATTCTGGGGATTGGCGTAACATGAAAAAAGATTTTGAAGAACATAAAGAACTTTACGAAGATATCAACAAGTTAGAACAGTTGGAAGAGCGAATAGCCGCGCTTAACGAAATTGTTTACGAACCGATAGTTTGGAGTGAAGTGGTGGAGTTCTTGGATAGGTATGGAATAACTCCGGAAAAGATTATGCACGGAACAGCAGATGGATTGTATGAACTTGCTATCGAATACGCTGATAAGAATCAAACAGAGGTTGCTAAGGATATTCTCAAATTTGCGATGAAGCTTGATAAGAATTACGCCCCTGCATACGAGTTCTACGGCTCATTGTTGCTTGAAGAAAATGATGTTGAAGGGGCTATTAAATATCTTAATAGGTCCATCGAACTTGATCCATGGCTTGTCCAGTCTTACTCGATGATTGGAGAAGCTTACTATAATATTGGTGATTATGAGAAGGCTATCGAATACTGGGAAAAAGAAATAAAGCTTTCACCAACAAATACGTTCACCTACTTTATGCTCGCCGACGCATATTCAAAAATGGGTAAGATAGACAAAGCTATAGAGGTTTTGGAAAGATTCAGAGAAACTTACGAAAACAATATTATCGCACTCTACGAGTTGGCCGAACTGTACAAAAGAATAGGAAACGAAGAAAAAGCAAAGGAATATGAAAGCTTAATTATGGAGATTGATCCAAGAAGCGATCCAAACGGTATAGAGATTTGGGCGAAAGTTCATCTAAAGAAAGGGAATTACGATAAAGTTATACAAGTGATAGAAAACGTTGTAAAAACTTCTCCAGAAGCAAGACATTTAAATCTGGTTTTGGCAGTTGCGTATGCTAAGACCAATCGGTATGAACAGGCTCGAAAAATTATTGAGGATTTAAAAGAGGATGACTTCTGGTATCTTTACGGAAAACGTGAATTCTTCGATGAATTACTTACACAGCCAGAGAAGGAACTATGTGGGATAAAGTAA
- a CDS encoding Do family serine endopeptidase, whose product MKNISNIKKLTFGLLLLLSVLSLAIVNADYQNPIVNVVKVAAPAVVKIDVVVQTEVYIDPFIREFYRQFFGDIPRQFEESNSVGSGFIISKEGYIVTNYHVVKGAKKITVTMLNGDVYDAQYIGGDEELDIAVIKIKPTKDLPVLEMGDSDKLQIGEWAIAIGNPLGFQHTVTVGVISATGRKIPKPDGSGYYTNLIQTDAAINPGNSGGPLLNIYGQVIGINTAIINPTQAMNIGFAIPINTAKRFINQIIATGRVEKAYLGVYVQTVTEALAKSLGLKVTKGVYVSQVEKDSPAAKAGIREGDVIVKLNGTVVESAEELTSLVRNYTPGTKVKVTVNRAGKEITLDVTLGTLPSQNGSSTTSSKEFYGLKVSNLTADDRSTYRVPAGLEGVIVKESKNSFIKVGAVIYRISVNGYSYDIKNISDWNKVVDNIKKGDYIGIFYYYNGVNSVFSFRYN is encoded by the coding sequence ATGAAGAACATTTCCAACATCAAAAAACTAACCTTCGGACTTTTATTGCTTCTTTCCGTTCTCTCACTGGCGATTGTAAACGCTGATTATCAAAACCCGATAGTAAACGTTGTTAAAGTTGCAGCTCCAGCAGTTGTGAAGATAGACGTTGTTGTTCAAACAGAAGTATACATTGATCCGTTTATTAGAGAGTTCTACAGGCAGTTCTTTGGAGATATACCAAGGCAATTTGAGGAATCGAATAGTGTTGGGTCGGGATTTATTATCAGCAAGGAAGGTTATATAGTTACCAACTATCATGTAGTTAAAGGAGCAAAGAAGATTACAGTTACGATGTTGAACGGCGACGTATACGATGCACAATACATCGGCGGAGATGAAGAGCTTGATATTGCAGTAATAAAAATCAAACCTACAAAGGATTTACCTGTTCTCGAAATGGGAGATTCTGACAAACTTCAAATTGGTGAATGGGCAATCGCAATTGGTAACCCTCTTGGATTTCAACACACAGTAACGGTTGGCGTTATATCTGCAACAGGTAGGAAGATACCAAAACCTGACGGTTCTGGATATTACACAAACCTCATCCAAACCGATGCGGCGATTAACCCCGGTAACAGCGGTGGTCCGTTGCTCAACATTTACGGTCAGGTGATTGGAATCAACACGGCAATTATAAATCCAACGCAAGCAATGAATATAGGTTTCGCTATACCAATAAACACAGCTAAGCGATTCATTAATCAAATTATCGCCACCGGAAGAGTTGAAAAGGCATATCTCGGAGTATATGTCCAGACAGTCACAGAAGCACTTGCAAAGAGTTTAGGGCTCAAAGTAACAAAAGGTGTCTATGTATCTCAGGTTGAAAAAGATTCACCTGCTGCTAAAGCTGGTATCAGAGAAGGTGATGTCATAGTAAAACTTAATGGCACTGTGGTAGAAAGCGCTGAAGAACTAACATCTCTCGTAAGAAATTACACACCTGGAACGAAAGTAAAAGTAACTGTCAATAGAGCAGGTAAAGAAATCACATTAGATGTTACACTGGGAACATTGCCAAGTCAGAATGGTTCATCAACTACCAGTTCAAAAGAATTCTACGGATTGAAAGTTTCAAATCTGACTGCAGACGATAGGTCAACGTACAGAGTACCTGCAGGGTTGGAAGGAGTTATCGTGAAAGAATCTAAAAATTCGTTTATTAAAGTTGGAGCTGTTATCTACCGAATTTCAGTGAACGGGTACTCGTACGACATCAAAAACATCAGCGATTGGAACAAAGTTGTAGATAACATAAAAAAGGGAGATTATATCGGAATCTTCTATTACTACAATGGTGTTAATTCCGTCTTTTCATTCCGATATAACTGA
- a CDS encoding TIGR00269 family protein: MKCKKCSSQAVIHLRAHNIALCKEHFIEFFENRVQKGISHFKMFTKKDRILVAVSSGKDSSAVLYALKRLGYDVEGLFLKMGRHTNAAERVVKQLEEATGVKVNIHDVTQYFGGLGTGEIAKIVKRPVCSICGIVRRYWMNRYAVEHGFTVLVTGHNMDDEATFLFGNIMNWQTEYMARQWPVLEKTHEKFVRKAKPLIYVSERETYAYVFLNNIPFMEQKCPFAKGATSSMYKKHLNLLEFEQPGVKHRFLFGYFEKFKDQLNRKHEVELRACSKCGYPTTEEKCQYCKLEERVGSYLSLVK, translated from the coding sequence GTGAAGTGTAAGAAATGCTCCAGTCAGGCTGTCATCCATCTAAGGGCACATAACATAGCTCTTTGTAAAGAACACTTCATAGAGTTTTTTGAGAATCGAGTTCAAAAAGGTATTTCACACTTCAAGATGTTCACAAAAAAGGATAGAATCCTTGTAGCAGTTTCGAGTGGAAAAGATAGTTCAGCAGTTCTGTACGCTTTAAAAAGACTTGGATACGATGTCGAAGGTCTATTCTTAAAAATGGGCAGGCACACAAATGCTGCAGAACGTGTTGTGAAACAATTGGAAGAGGCAACAGGCGTGAAAGTGAACATTCACGATGTTACCCAGTATTTTGGTGGACTTGGCACAGGTGAAATTGCCAAAATCGTAAAAAGACCTGTGTGTAGTATATGTGGCATTGTAAGACGCTACTGGATGAATAGGTACGCGGTAGAGCACGGATTCACAGTCTTAGTAACAGGGCACAACATGGATGACGAAGCAACATTCCTTTTTGGAAATATTATGAATTGGCAAACAGAATACATGGCAAGGCAATGGCCTGTTCTTGAAAAAACGCACGAAAAGTTTGTAAGAAAAGCCAAGCCATTGATTTACGTTTCAGAGAGAGAAACTTATGCTTATGTATTTTTAAATAACATACCATTCATGGAACAAAAATGTCCGTTTGCAAAAGGCGCTACCAGTTCTATGTACAAAAAGCATCTGAATTTATTGGAATTTGAACAACCCGGTGTGAAGCACAGATTTCTGTTTGGTTATTTTGAAAAGTTCAAAGACCAGTTAAATAGAAAGCACGAAGTAGAATTAAGAGCCTGTTCGAAGTGTGGATACCCAACGACTGAAGAGAAATGCCAATACTGTAAACTCGAGGAACGAGTTGGTTCATACCTGTCATTGGTGAAATAA
- a CDS encoding FtsW/RodA/SpoVE family cell cycle protein: protein MKVLKYKSKLFKIKENEFSVFDYLLIFVVIAIMIVGILTLRSVVKDTPHQSRLIKQIIWDIAGIATMFYVVFEKEARIKSYTKYIYAISVVLLVVVLIFGKTVYGARRWIDMGTFDLQPSELFKLAVILMLASIFSQYHKTKALILSIMAVLPAGLIFLEPDLGMTLLIGFIWFSMLLASDVEKKYIFTIVGVTIAFIPFAFFFLLEDYQRVRILALFNPEEHFREGAYNVIMSRSVIANGGIFGTGYELGTGTNMHIVPMQHTDFIFSAFAEQFGIVGTFILLGLYATILLAGLMQVGRYKDDFWEFVAIGVCSVFAFHVFENVGMNLGILPVTGIPLPFISYGGTSTLVFSALVGLLIKARAVSKKARQVM from the coding sequence GTGAAAGTTCTGAAATACAAGTCAAAGCTTTTTAAGATAAAGGAAAATGAGTTCTCGGTGTTTGATTACTTGCTTATCTTCGTCGTAATAGCGATAATGATTGTTGGCATACTTACACTTAGAAGTGTTGTTAAAGACACTCCTCATCAGTCACGCTTAATCAAGCAAATCATTTGGGACATCGCAGGTATTGCAACAATGTTCTACGTAGTCTTTGAAAAAGAAGCAAGGATAAAATCATACACAAAGTATATTTACGCTATTTCGGTGGTGTTACTTGTCGTTGTCCTTATTTTTGGAAAAACCGTATACGGTGCACGCCGATGGATTGACATGGGGACTTTCGATTTACAACCTTCTGAATTATTTAAACTTGCTGTTATCTTGATGCTAGCTTCTATATTTTCACAGTATCACAAGACTAAAGCACTGATACTATCCATCATGGCAGTTCTTCCAGCAGGGCTTATATTCTTAGAACCAGATTTGGGTATGACTTTGCTAATTGGATTTATATGGTTCTCTATGCTGCTTGCAAGTGATGTGGAAAAGAAGTATATTTTCACAATCGTTGGGGTTACGATAGCGTTTATTCCTTTTGCTTTTTTCTTCTTGCTTGAAGACTATCAACGTGTGCGAATACTCGCACTATTTAACCCCGAAGAGCACTTTCGAGAAGGTGCATACAACGTTATAATGTCGAGGTCCGTGATTGCCAACGGTGGAATTTTCGGGACTGGTTACGAGTTGGGAACAGGCACTAACATGCACATTGTCCCTATGCAGCACACTGACTTCATCTTTTCCGCATTTGCAGAACAATTTGGTATAGTTGGCACCTTTATTTTGCTGGGTTTATATGCTACAATATTACTGGCAGGTTTAATGCAAGTAGGACGTTATAAAGATGACTTCTGGGAATTTGTCGCAATTGGCGTGTGTTCTGTCTTCGCTTTTCACGTGTTCGAAAATGTAGGGATGAACCTCGGAATACTCCCGGTGACCGGTATTCCTTTACCGTTTATAAGTTACGGAGGTACTTCAACATTAGTGTTTTCTGCACTTGTAGGGCTTTTGATTAAAGCACGAGCTGTGTCTAAAAAGGCACGCCAGGTTATGTGA
- a CDS encoding phospho-sugar mutase codes for MRDYMAEYKKWLESPYVDEKTKEELRAIEGNEEEIKERFLLDLEFGTAGLRGKIGAGTNRMNIYTVSQATQGLADFINSRGAEYAKRGVVIAYDVRRMSREFARITAQVLAANGIQVYLFDDIRPTPVLSFAVRYLGTASGIVITASHNPPEYNGYKVYWEKGSQITDDIAKPIEENIKKITDFGMIKKMDFDEAMSKGLIKIVGSEVDNAYFEKVLSLALCDDIDKNISIVYTPLHGTGGRFVRHVLDKRGFTNYFIVPEQENPDGEFPTVEYPNPEDLRAFNLALEYAKKRDADIILATDPDADRNAVMVKHNGEYVALNGNQTGALLIEYLLSQRKKKGILPRNGIIIKSIVTGDLGKLIAKTYGVETFETLTGFKNICGLENELEGKYSFQFGYEESIGYVTGDFVRDKDGVMMSMIISEMAAYYKKQGKTLIDVLESLYKTYGYYLEDNFSLVYEGLKGMEKIRRIMEVFRKRYPKEIGTLDLVKYIDYLERKVYDANGNVIGEVERHIPASNVLRFFLSDGSWYAIRPSGTEPKLKVYIYTVDKVKEEAKKKLSVIKDAILKIIAEA; via the coding sequence ATGAGGGATTATATGGCTGAATATAAGAAGTGGCTTGAAAGTCCTTATGTTGATGAAAAGACAAAAGAAGAACTTAGAGCGATAGAGGGTAACGAGGAGGAGATAAAGGAGAGGTTCCTGCTTGATTTGGAGTTTGGAACTGCAGGATTAAGGGGAAAGATAGGGGCTGGAACAAACCGCATGAACATATATACAGTTTCTCAGGCAACTCAAGGTCTTGCCGATTTTATAAACAGCCGTGGTGCGGAATACGCAAAGCGTGGCGTGGTAATTGCTTATGATGTGAGAAGGATGTCGAGAGAGTTTGCGAGGATAACTGCACAAGTGTTAGCTGCGAATGGAATACAAGTTTACTTGTTTGACGACATTAGACCAACACCGGTGCTTTCTTTTGCAGTTCGATATCTTGGGACTGCTTCAGGTATTGTGATTACAGCAAGTCACAACCCTCCTGAATACAACGGATACAAGGTCTACTGGGAAAAAGGTTCACAAATCACCGACGACATAGCCAAACCTATTGAGGAGAATATAAAGAAGATAACGGATTTTGGCATGATAAAAAAGATGGATTTTGATGAGGCAATGTCGAAAGGATTAATAAAGATAGTGGGTTCTGAAGTCGATAATGCTTACTTTGAAAAGGTACTTTCCTTGGCTCTTTGTGATGATATAGACAAAAATATATCCATAGTTTATACCCCACTTCATGGAACAGGTGGACGATTCGTGAGGCACGTGCTTGATAAACGAGGGTTTACGAATTACTTTATCGTTCCTGAACAAGAGAACCCAGATGGAGAGTTCCCGACTGTTGAATATCCAAATCCAGAAGATTTGAGAGCATTTAATCTTGCTCTTGAATATGCGAAAAAGAGGGACGCAGACATAATTCTTGCAACTGACCCGGATGCTGATAGAAATGCGGTTATGGTCAAGCATAATGGAGAGTATGTTGCATTGAATGGTAACCAGACTGGAGCCTTGTTGATAGAATATCTACTTTCTCAAAGAAAGAAGAAGGGTATACTTCCAAGAAACGGAATAATCATCAAGTCCATAGTAACTGGCGACCTTGGTAAGCTCATCGCCAAAACGTACGGTGTTGAAACATTTGAGACATTAACTGGATTCAAAAACATATGTGGCCTTGAAAATGAACTTGAAGGAAAGTATTCGTTCCAATTTGGATACGAAGAGAGTATAGGGTATGTTACTGGAGATTTTGTTAGGGACAAAGACGGTGTGATGATGTCGATGATAATTTCAGAAATGGCTGCGTATTACAAAAAGCAGGGCAAAACCCTTATAGACGTTCTTGAGTCGCTGTACAAGACTTACGGCTACTATCTTGAAGATAACTTTTCTCTGGTGTACGAAGGACTTAAGGGTATGGAAAAAATCAGGCGCATCATGGAAGTCTTTAGAAAGAGGTATCCAAAAGAAATTGGAACGTTGGATTTGGTTAAATATATCGACTATTTGGAACGCAAGGTCTATGATGCAAATGGAAACGTCATAGGTGAAGTTGAAAGGCATATACCTGCTTCAAATGTACTTAGGTTCTTCCTCAGTGATGGTTCGTGGTATGCGATAAGACCATCTGGAACTGAACCAAAATTAAAGGTGTATATTTATACAGTTGATAAAGTAAAAGAGGAAGCGAAAAAGAAACTTTCAGTGATAAAGGATGCAATATTGAAAATCATAGCTGAGGCATAA
- a CDS encoding SIMPL domain-containing protein (The SIMPL domain is named for its presence in mouse protein SIMPL (signalling molecule that associates with mouse pelle-like kinase). Bacterial member BP26, from Brucella, was shown to assemble into a channel-like structure, while YggE from E. coli has been associated with resistance to oxidative stress.): MSKVNPVEYYYSKLAEKRVQLLSSVVRDVRRRAEEIAESGGLKVGKVISARSGVAQVLAPNSVEISDYGTYDTSTKEKEIMLTVNVTFEAK, from the coding sequence ATTAGCAAAGTCAATCCAGTAGAATATTATTACTCAAAGCTTGCTGAGAAACGAGTCCAGTTGCTTTCAAGTGTTGTCAGAGATGTAAGAAGGAGGGCAGAAGAGATTGCAGAGAGCGGGGGCTTGAAAGTAGGCAAAGTAATAAGTGCAAGAAGTGGTGTTGCTCAGGTGCTTGCACCAAATAGTGTTGAGATTAGTGATTACGGAACGTATGACACATCAACGAAAGAAAAAGAAATAATGCTCACAGTTAATGTCACTTTTGAGGCGAAATAA
- the def gene encoding peptide deformylase — MKVRILGDPVLRKKAQPVTDFAQVRVILEEFKMTMYAEDGVGLAAPQVGMSLRFFGMDDGSGFKMIVNPEIIEHSDEKELGEEGCLSIPGVFADVWRYKWVRVRYQDEHGVYHEELLEGYPARIFQHEYDHLDGVLFIDHLDTKTRTALAQQLKKIMEERRKEMMK; from the coding sequence GTGAAAGTCAGAATTTTAGGTGATCCTGTTCTGAGAAAAAAAGCACAACCTGTGACAGATTTCGCTCAAGTTCGTGTTATCTTGGAAGAATTTAAAATGACCATGTATGCAGAAGATGGTGTAGGACTTGCTGCACCACAGGTAGGCATGTCTCTGAGATTTTTTGGGATGGATGACGGAAGTGGATTTAAAATGATCGTTAACCCCGAGATTATAGAGCACTCTGATGAGAAAGAACTCGGTGAAGAAGGTTGTTTGAGCATCCCAGGGGTCTTTGCTGATGTATGGAGATATAAATGGGTGCGTGTGCGATACCAAGATGAGCATGGAGTGTATCACGAAGAACTTTTGGAAGGTTACCCTGCTCGTATATTCCAACATGAATATGACCACCTTGATGGCGTATTGTTTATCGACCATCTCGATACCAAAACGCGGACAGCACTCGCACAACAGTTGAAAAAGATAATGGAAGAAAGAAGAAAGGAAATGATGAAATAA
- the surE gene encoding 5'/3'-nucleotidase SurE, which translates to MNILLVNDDGVTAPGILCAARYLSKEHYVIVSAPESEQSAVGHGITLRFPLWARKLDINEPFEMYAVSGTPADCVKIGLDVIYKDKGIAPDVVISGINRGENLGTDVVYSGTVSGALEGAIAGIPSIAISVADFKAPLYDTAAKFLVKFLREFDLKLIPRYTALNINVPSIPYEEIKGWKLTRQSKRRYEDYFEKRIDPSGREYYWMLGDIIEDDPDPKADYKALREGYISVTPITIFMTNEKLLEELEGIYGESQNFR; encoded by the coding sequence ATGAACATACTACTTGTAAACGATGATGGTGTTACTGCTCCAGGTATACTGTGTGCTGCACGCTACTTAAGTAAAGAACACTATGTGATCGTGAGTGCCCCGGAATCTGAGCAAAGTGCAGTTGGACATGGCATAACGCTTAGATTTCCATTATGGGCAAGAAAATTGGACATAAACGAACCATTTGAGATGTATGCAGTTTCAGGAACACCAGCTGACTGTGTGAAAATAGGTTTAGATGTGATTTATAAGGATAAGGGAATTGCCCCGGATGTAGTCATAAGCGGAATTAACCGGGGAGAGAACTTGGGAACGGATGTTGTTTATTCCGGAACAGTGAGTGGAGCTCTTGAAGGGGCTATTGCAGGTATACCCTCTATAGCTATTTCTGTGGCTGATTTTAAAGCTCCACTTTACGACACAGCTGCAAAGTTTCTTGTGAAATTTTTGAGAGAATTTGACCTGAAGCTCATCCCAAGATATACAGCTCTAAACATAAACGTTCCTTCGATACCTTATGAAGAAATCAAAGGTTGGAAGCTCACAAGGCAGAGCAAACGCAGATATGAAGATTATTTCGAAAAGCGTATAGACCCTTCCGGACGTGAGTATTACTGGATGCTTGGTGATATAATAGAGGATGACCCGGACCCGAAGGCTGATTATAAGGCGTTGCGGGAAGGGTACATATCTGTAACACCAATAACGATATTCATGACGAACGAAAAATTGCTAGAAGAATTGGAGGGAATTTACGGTGAAAGTCAGAATTTTAGGTGA
- the ispG gene encoding flavodoxin-dependent (E)-4-hydroxy-3-methylbut-2-enyl-diphosphate synthase — METLVTKRTSRAVKVGNLIIGGDAPITIQSMTNTDTKDVEATVKQIKALVDAGCEIVRISLPDLESARKVRVIKERLKELNVEVPLVGDIHFDYRIALEAIKQGIDKIRINPGNIGSELKIVEVVKAAKQRGIPIRVGANSGSLPKDLEHLPRAQALAEAALREVRILEKHGFDDIVVSVKSSDVVETIESNRYVANVVDYPLHVGVTEAGTLYNSLIKSSIALGVLILEGIVDTLRISIAGDPVNEVIAAKKLLTALHLRKGPNVVACPTCARTVFDVESVALEVEKLVSGVQEDIAISVLGCVVNGVGEGKDADVGIAGVRDGVVVFYKGEIIGTYKFDEGLIKLKELINRILADKKAKHVNSF, encoded by the coding sequence GTGGAAACATTGGTAACTAAGAGAACATCAAGAGCGGTAAAGGTTGGAAATCTCATTATTGGTGGGGATGCTCCTATAACTATACAATCAATGACAAACACTGATACAAAAGATGTTGAAGCTACAGTGAAGCAAATCAAAGCTTTGGTTGATGCTGGATGTGAGATTGTTAGGATATCTCTCCCTGACTTGGAAAGTGCGCGTAAAGTTCGTGTTATTAAGGAGAGATTGAAAGAATTAAATGTGGAAGTTCCGTTAGTTGGTGATATACATTTTGACTATAGAATTGCACTGGAGGCTATAAAACAAGGTATCGATAAGATAAGAATCAACCCGGGGAATATAGGGAGCGAATTGAAAATTGTTGAAGTAGTTAAAGCGGCAAAACAGCGAGGGATACCTATAAGGGTTGGAGCCAACAGTGGTTCTCTGCCTAAGGATTTAGAACACCTACCACGTGCGCAAGCTTTAGCAGAAGCGGCACTTAGAGAGGTTAGGATTCTAGAAAAACACGGGTTTGATGATATCGTTGTATCCGTGAAGAGCTCTGATGTGGTTGAAACAATAGAGTCTAATAGATATGTTGCCAACGTTGTGGATTATCCTCTCCATGTTGGTGTGACTGAAGCAGGTACGCTTTACAACTCGCTCATAAAATCCTCCATCGCTCTTGGAGTATTGATACTTGAAGGCATTGTAGATACATTAAGAATCTCAATTGCTGGAGACCCGGTGAACGAAGTGATTGCAGCAAAGAAATTATTGACAGCACTTCACTTAAGAAAAGGTCCAAACGTAGTTGCTTGCCCTACTTGTGCGAGGACAGTTTTTGATGTTGAGTCTGTTGCTTTAGAAGTGGAAAAGCTTGTATCAGGTGTGCAGGAAGATATAGCAATTTCTGTTTTGGGTTGCGTGGTAAATGGTGTAGGCGAGGGAAAGGATGCCGATGTAGGAATTGCCGGTGTTAGAGATGGAGTTGTGGTTTTCTATAAAGGGGAGATAATAGGGACTTACAAATTCGATGAAGGTCTGATAAAATTAAAGGAATTGATAAATCGGATTTTGGCGGACAAAAAAGCAAAACATGTTAACAGTTTTTAG
- a CDS encoding M50 family metallopeptidase yields the protein MSVLVNIIAFILVFIFIVVVHEFGHYLFAVAFGVKVHEFAIGFGPAIYRKKGKKTDFRINVFPLGGYVRLKGEDPQEQEDPDSLYGVAAWKRFLIVLAGPVFSILAGYLLFVLIISIWGYTPIIIDKVIPSSPAEQAGLQANDIVLKLNGKYVFDTMDMTSIIRKGKPLTLEVLRKDTRITVKVTPALTQKEYFLYLKDVKGNIGGKVESVNNIPFERYIEKYTKEYVTIKSELGELKGLLDNVSNIPERYAIGIYYGQFSNVFAKDSEIFSKGDTLVEVEGIKVESTTDLMDIVTALSLNSDEIYIRIKGEEVEQVIRPLPANVKVRYSSKNGTQKEITISKEKLLSVLSTPGIFEMKAPKMKPRGLEAFSIAIARSNRLALYIWKTLPGVFVGRNIQDVSGPVGVVQVIGQAVQFGLETVLIVVAVITINLGIFNLFPLPALDGGRIIFALVEMISRKKINRKVENLIHTIGFFLLLGFLFFMTFVDISRFFGE from the coding sequence ATGAGTGTACTTGTTAATATCATCGCTTTCATTTTGGTTTTCATATTTATTGTAGTTGTTCACGAATTTGGTCACTATCTTTTTGCAGTAGCGTTTGGCGTTAAGGTGCATGAGTTTGCAATCGGTTTCGGACCGGCGATTTACAGAAAGAAAGGGAAGAAGACAGATTTTAGAATAAACGTTTTTCCACTTGGTGGATACGTCAGACTGAAGGGTGAAGATCCTCAAGAGCAAGAAGACCCAGATTCACTTTACGGAGTTGCTGCATGGAAGAGATTTTTGATTGTACTCGCGGGACCTGTTTTTTCAATTTTGGCAGGTTACCTGCTATTTGTATTGATAATTTCCATATGGGGATACACTCCTATAATAATCGATAAAGTCATCCCGAGTTCACCAGCTGAACAAGCAGGACTTCAAGCAAACGATATAGTTTTAAAGCTTAACGGGAAGTATGTTTTTGATACGATGGATATGACCAGCATTATACGAAAAGGTAAACCACTAACACTTGAAGTGCTTAGAAAAGATACGCGAATAACTGTAAAAGTGACACCGGCACTTACTCAAAAAGAATATTTTTTGTATTTGAAGGATGTCAAGGGGAATATAGGAGGTAAAGTAGAAAGCGTCAACAACATTCCTTTTGAAAGATACATCGAAAAGTACACAAAGGAGTATGTGACAATAAAATCGGAATTAGGAGAACTGAAAGGCTTGCTCGATAATGTATCTAACATTCCGGAGAGATATGCAATAGGGATTTACTATGGACAGTTCTCTAATGTATTTGCCAAGGATAGTGAGATATTTTCAAAAGGTGATACGTTAGTTGAGGTTGAAGGTATAAAAGTAGAGTCAACAACGGATTTGATGGATATAGTGACGGCGCTAAGTCTAAACTCTGATGAGATTTATATTCGAATCAAAGGAGAAGAAGTTGAACAGGTTATAAGACCTTTACCAGCTAATGTAAAAGTTCGTTATAGTTCAAAAAACGGCACTCAAAAAGAAATCACAATTTCGAAAGAAAAACTTTTAAGTGTTCTTTCTACGCCTGGGATATTTGAAATGAAAGCACCCAAAATGAAGCCTCGAGGATTGGAGGCTTTCTCCATAGCAATAGCCCGAAGCAACAGACTTGCTTTGTACATTTGGAAAACGTTGCCTGGAGTCTTTGTAGGCAGGAATATTCAGGATGTTTCAGGACCTGTTGGTGTTGTTCAAGTTATCGGACAAGCTGTGCAATTTGGTTTGGAGACGGTGTTAATAGTTGTTGCAGTGATAACGATAAATTTGGGTATATTCAATCTTTTCCCGCTTCCTGCTTTAGACGGTGGTAGGATTATATTTGCACTCGTTGAGATGATATCCAGAAAGAAGATAAACAGAAAAGTTGAAAACCTCATACATACAATTGGTTTCTTCTTACTCTTAGGCTTCTTGTTCTTTATGACCTTCGTCGATATAAGTAGATTCTTTGGTGAATGA